Proteins encoded by one window of Methanobacterium sp. CWC-01:
- a CDS encoding copper-translocating P-type ATPase — protein MDHSHQNQDMEHGMEEHRPHDHHHMISDYKRRFWICLVLTIPIVILSPHIQHIFGVHELLMFPGDTYLLFGLSSVVYFYGGYPFFKGIYTELKSLTPGMMTLVAVAITTAYLYSSAVVFGLEGELFFWELATLIDIMLLGHWLEMRSVLGASRALEELVKLLPSTAHHIMPDGKTMEMPLEHLKPGDMVLVKPGEKIPVDGIIVKGQTSVDESMLTGESEPIYKPVGGQVIGGSVNGDGSIQVQIQKTGKDSFLSQVISLVEEAQSTKSRTQNLADRFAMWLTIIALSGGFITLLAWLIFIGQDLAFSLERAVTVMVTTCPHALGLAIPLVIAVSTALSASNGLLIRNRTAFEKARNLDAMVFDKTGTLTQGKFGVSEVIPFKEAELDEILNYAASLEAYSEHPIARGVAAALENHLPVEDFKALPGKGVQGYINGRKVEVVSPGYLQEMGLSFDDEKLNFSPEKTSVFVVIDGQVEGALLLSDLIRPESREAVSGLKKMGISTIMITGDRSEVAEWVAKELNLDQYFAEVLPGEKAEKIKQIQKEGLVVAMTGDGINDAPALAQADVGIAIGAGTDVAIETADIILVRNNPLDALYIIRLARSTYRKMVENLAWGAGYNIFAIPLAAGVLSAYGILLTPAMGAVLMSVSTIIVAVNSRFLRIQK, from the coding sequence ATGGATCATTCCCATCAAAATCAGGATATGGAACATGGAATGGAAGAACACCGCCCACATGACCATCATCATATGATCTCAGATTATAAAAGGCGTTTCTGGATTTGTCTGGTTTTAACTATCCCCATCGTTATTCTATCACCCCATATCCAGCATATTTTCGGGGTCCATGAACTCCTGATGTTCCCCGGGGATACCTATCTCCTTTTCGGTTTATCCTCAGTAGTATACTTCTATGGAGGGTACCCCTTCTTTAAGGGAATTTATACGGAGCTTAAGTCACTTACTCCCGGTATGATGACCCTGGTGGCAGTGGCCATCACCACCGCCTACCTTTACAGCAGTGCCGTGGTTTTTGGACTGGAAGGAGAGCTATTCTTCTGGGAACTGGCCACCCTGATCGATATCATGCTCCTGGGCCACTGGCTGGAGATGAGATCAGTCCTGGGGGCCTCCCGGGCCCTGGAGGAACTGGTGAAACTCCTTCCCAGTACCGCCCACCACATCATGCCCGACGGAAAGACCATGGAAATGCCTCTGGAACACCTTAAACCGGGTGATATGGTTCTGGTGAAGCCGGGAGAAAAGATACCGGTGGATGGTATAATTGTTAAGGGCCAAACCAGTGTTGATGAATCCATGCTCACCGGAGAGTCAGAGCCAATTTACAAACCAGTGGGTGGACAGGTGATTGGTGGATCCGTTAATGGGGATGGCTCCATCCAGGTCCAGATCCAGAAGACAGGTAAGGACTCCTTCCTGTCCCAGGTGATTAGTCTGGTGGAGGAGGCCCAGAGCACCAAATCCCGTACCCAGAACCTGGCTGACCGTTTCGCCATGTGGCTTACCATCATCGCCTTAAGCGGAGGATTCATAACCTTACTGGCCTGGTTAATTTTTATAGGCCAGGATTTGGCCTTTTCATTGGAAAGGGCCGTTACAGTCATGGTAACCACCTGCCCCCATGCACTGGGCCTGGCCATACCCCTGGTTATAGCGGTTTCCACTGCCCTCTCGGCCAGTAACGGACTTCTCATCCGGAACCGCACCGCTTTTGAAAAGGCCAGGAATCTTGATGCCATGGTATTCGATAAGACCGGGACCCTGACCCAGGGCAAATTCGGGGTCAGTGAGGTGATCCCATTCAAAGAAGCGGAACTTGATGAAATTTTAAATTACGCCGCCTCCCTGGAGGCCTACTCTGAACATCCCATTGCCCGGGGAGTGGCTGCAGCCCTTGAAAATCACTTACCCGTGGAAGATTTTAAAGCCCTGCCAGGTAAGGGCGTGCAGGGCTATATAAATGGCCGGAAGGTGGAGGTGGTCAGCCCGGGCTACCTGCAGGAGATGGGCCTATCTTTTGATGATGAAAAGCTGAATTTCTCCCCAGAAAAGACCTCCGTCTTCGTGGTGATAGATGGCCAGGTAGAGGGTGCTCTTTTATTGTCGGACCTCATCCGGCCGGAGTCCCGGGAGGCTGTTTCTGGCTTGAAGAAAATGGGTATCAGTACCATCATGATCACCGGAGATCGAAGCGAAGTGGCCGAATGGGTGGCCAAGGAGTTGAACCTGGATCAGTACTTCGCCGAGGTGCTGCCTGGAGAAAAGGCGGAGAAAATCAAACAAATACAAAAGGAAGGGTTGGTGGTGGCCATGACTGGGGACGGTATTAACGACGCCCCCGCCCTGGCTCAGGCTGATGTGGGAATTGCCATCGGTGCCGGGACTGATGTGGCCATTGAAACCGCAGATATCATCCTGGTCCGTAACAATCCCCTGGACGCCCTGTACATCATACGGCTGGCCCGCTCCACCTACCGGAAGATGGTGGAGAACCTGGCCTGGGGGGCCGGTTACAACATATTCGCCATACCCCTGGCTGCAGGCGTTTTATCGGCCTACGGCATCCTCTTAACCCCCGCCATGGGGGCAGTTTTGATGTCAGTCAGCACCATCATTGTGGCGGTTAATTCCCGGTTTTTGAGGATTCAAAAGTAG
- a CDS encoding class I SAM-dependent methyltransferase: MFNKDRFRRKLLKYTRKAFFKLPDMENPKILDLGCGTGIPTLELARISEGEVTALDNDQKALNELNQKISQLKIDKRVKTVKGSLFKLNFPKESFDIIWAEGSIYAVGFERGLRDWRSLIKDQGFLVVHDDYQDHVHKLQLIRKCGYRLLDSFRISPEIWWSEYFQPMEKQVQELQSKDITDPELQKALKKEKDEINWFKAHKSSSVFYVMQKISSDSTFESSKTGN, translated from the coding sequence ATGTTCAACAAAGATCGCTTCAGGAGAAAACTTCTTAAATACACCCGGAAAGCCTTTTTCAAGTTACCGGATATGGAAAACCCTAAAATTCTCGATTTGGGTTGTGGTACTGGAATTCCGACCCTTGAACTGGCCAGGATAAGTGAGGGGGAGGTTACGGCCCTGGATAATGATCAAAAAGCTTTAAATGAGTTAAATCAAAAGATCAGTCAGTTAAAAATTGATAAAAGAGTAAAGACAGTTAAAGGATCCTTATTCAAATTAAACTTCCCCAAAGAAAGTTTTGACATCATCTGGGCCGAGGGATCCATCTACGCGGTGGGCTTTGAAAGGGGATTAAGGGATTGGAGGTCTCTAATTAAGGATCAGGGGTTCCTGGTAGTGCATGATGATTACCAGGATCATGTGCATAAGCTCCAACTGATCCGGAAGTGTGGATACCGGCTGCTGGACAGCTTTCGGATCTCCCCTGAGATCTGGTGGTCTGAATATTTCCAGCCAATGGAAAAACAGGTCCAAGAACTGCAAAGCAAGGATATCACAGATCCTGAACTTCAAAAGGCCCTAAAAAAGGAAAAAGATGAAATTAATTGGTTTAAAGCCCATAAATCTTCTTCTGTATTTTATGTGATGCAGAAGATTTCATCTGATTCTACTTTTGAATCCTCAAAAACCGGGAATTAA
- a CDS encoding CDP-alcohol phosphatidyltransferase family protein, whose product MSSKSYLPSAVTCLRFIATPLFFYSFSGGQYIISLLIIVFAGVTDILDGYLARRMDSTSTLGAYLDVTADFTLIFVSFLAFVVRGWYDSWVLLLISTLFVVFLASSRLKKPIYDPVGKYLGSFLMGMILLSLLFPQPFLRQILLIILVLLSIISLISRFIFLSGTYKV is encoded by the coding sequence ATGTCTTCTAAATCCTACCTTCCATCCGCAGTGACCTGCCTCCGGTTTATAGCTACTCCCCTATTTTTTTACTCATTTTCAGGTGGCCAATATATAATTTCTTTGTTAATAATAGTCTTCGCTGGTGTAACAGACATCTTAGATGGTTACCTTGCCCGGAGGATGGATTCCACTTCAACTTTAGGTGCGTATCTGGACGTCACCGCGGATTTTACTCTGATCTTCGTCTCATTTTTGGCTTTTGTTGTAAGGGGCTGGTACGACTCCTGGGTACTGCTGCTGATTAGTACTCTATTTGTAGTTTTTTTAGCATCATCTCGTCTTAAGAAGCCGATTTATGATCCAGTGGGTAAATATTTGGGCTCTTTTCTCATGGGAATGATCTTATTGTCCCTTTTATTCCCCCAACCTTTCTTAAGACAAATTTTACTGATCATACTGGTTTTATTGTCCATAATATCACTTATAAGCCGTTTTATATTCCTTTCAGGCACATACAAGGTTTAA
- a CDS encoding GbsR/MarR family transcriptional regulator: MKQDSPKEEFKETLYDSFKALGMDDFSSRLLSALQSEVEEVSLGELADTTGYSLSALSTALKAMEESGLVKRFKKPKSRKVYVLMDMDIITLYTELQKKRYQQSLMPALKKIPKIIAKYENQEEFKDELEDLKDFHQQILFIEEESRKYIQALEKGVK, translated from the coding sequence ATGAAACAAGATTCCCCGAAAGAAGAATTTAAAGAAACACTTTACGACAGTTTTAAGGCTCTGGGAATGGATGATTTCTCATCACGGCTCTTATCGGCCTTACAGAGTGAAGTAGAAGAGGTATCACTCGGTGAACTTGCAGATACAACTGGTTACAGCTTATCCGCACTGAGCACCGCCCTCAAGGCCATGGAGGAAAGTGGTCTAGTTAAACGGTTTAAAAAACCCAAATCCCGTAAGGTTTACGTCCTGATGGACATGGATATCATCACCTTATACACTGAACTGCAGAAAAAAAGGTACCAACAGAGTCTCATGCCCGCTTTAAAGAAAATACCAAAAATAATAGCAAAATATGAGAACCAGGAAGAATTTAAAGATGAATTGGAAGATTTGAAAGATTTCCACCAGCAAATTCTGTTTATTGAAGAGGAAAGCAGGAAGTATATCCAGGCCCTGGAGAAAGGAGTTAAATAG
- a CDS encoding (Fe-S)-binding protein, whose amino-acid sequence MKTKYVNDEDCSPLNSLYCNLKIKISGALNEHDLRDLYSCNLCNDCRLGGLNHTARKIAVSKGLEVDHLVQIRENIKEQGNSYGISRAQNGDDEFKCKTLLFKGCTPTYQTPEILKAAEYLLKSQGVEYGVLGDEVCCGNILFNLGDEDFGREVLNENIARFKAAGVERIITICPGCYHAFNKYYAGKEGFHPEVVLALDLLPESELLRESFDIQDPCHAREKADKVRRILPGAINNGVSPCCGAGGGVIAHNKLLAANKAVKTLENKKRLVTYCPFCYLNLSSIKPQGVQDLYLLLSENLDLIPEAVPY is encoded by the coding sequence ATGAAAACTAAGTATGTGAATGATGAGGATTGCTCACCACTAAATTCTCTGTACTGCAATTTAAAGATAAAAATCAGTGGTGCTTTGAATGAGCATGATTTGAGGGACCTTTACAGTTGCAATCTGTGTAATGACTGCCGATTAGGTGGTTTGAATCACACAGCCCGGAAAATAGCCGTGAGTAAAGGCCTGGAGGTTGATCACCTGGTCCAGATCCGAGAAAATATCAAAGAGCAGGGTAATTCTTATGGTATCAGCCGGGCACAAAATGGCGATGACGAATTCAAGTGTAAAACTTTGCTCTTCAAAGGATGCACACCCACCTACCAGACCCCGGAAATACTTAAAGCCGCAGAATACTTGCTAAAAAGCCAGGGTGTGGAGTACGGTGTCCTGGGTGATGAAGTCTGCTGTGGTAACATCTTATTTAATTTAGGTGATGAAGACTTTGGCCGGGAAGTATTAAATGAAAATATAGCCCGTTTTAAGGCAGCCGGGGTGGAAAGGATCATCACCATCTGCCCCGGTTGTTACCATGCCTTTAATAAATATTATGCTGGAAAAGAGGGATTCCACCCCGAGGTAGTTCTTGCTCTGGACTTACTACCAGAATCAGAACTTCTCCGAGAGAGTTTTGACATACAGGACCCCTGTCACGCCCGAGAAAAGGCAGATAAGGTGCGGAGGATACTTCCCGGAGCTATCAACAATGGAGTAAGTCCCTGCTGCGGAGCTGGAGGTGGCGTTATAGCCCACAACAAGCTGTTAGCAGCCAATAAAGCCGTGAAAACTTTGGAAAATAAGAAGAGGTTAGTCACCTACTGTCCCTTCTGCTATCTTAACCTGTCCTCCATAAAGCCCCAGGGTGTCCAAGACCTCTACCTGTTGCTATCGGAAAACCTGGATTTAATCCCGGAAGCTGTTCCTTACTAA
- a CDS encoding GyrI-like domain-containing protein codes for MKIEIKKVPEYQVAFIMQKGSFEKIPEALGKVVGWLMTKQVEIQMPIYGIYYNSPMEVSEEELTWEVGAAFLGELEGADDIQIKKVPEHEVVSTVFKGPYIEAHSIYGDLFEHAMKNGYHIAGPPLESYLNDPNLVPESELLTEVQFPVLKQ; via the coding sequence ATGAAAATCGAAATAAAAAAAGTTCCCGAGTACCAGGTAGCCTTTATCATGCAGAAGGGCAGCTTTGAGAAGATCCCAGAAGCCCTGGGCAAGGTGGTGGGATGGCTCATGACTAAACAGGTGGAGATCCAGATGCCCATTTATGGCATTTACTACAACAGCCCCATGGAGGTTTCTGAGGAAGAATTAACCTGGGAAGTGGGGGCCGCATTCCTGGGAGAACTGGAGGGAGCGGATGATATCCAGATCAAGAAGGTACCCGAGCACGAAGTGGTCTCCACAGTATTTAAGGGACCATACATTGAAGCCCATTCTATCTATGGCGATCTCTTCGAGCACGCCATGAAAAACGGGTACCACATAGCAGGTCCGCCTCTGGAAAGTTATCTTAACGACCCTAATCTGGTTCCGGAATCAGAACTCCTTACTGAAGTGCAGTTTCCGGTGTTGAAGCAGTAG
- a CDS encoding heavy metal translocating P-type ATPase, whose amino-acid sequence MPGNDCSSPAESTCSCCGGDVFEEKEESWKQRPLLIISVSTILFTVGVYLENFLKLSFPAEIIFLSVVVVSGYGIVKGALEGLLKFKFNMNLLITIAAVGAFLIGHGEEGAAVFFLFYVAEFLEDYASQRARKSIASLLKLAPQTAHVLKEGRELEVHVHSVKVGEQVVVRPGDKIPLDGVVVKGVSAVDQATITGESIPVTKKVDDDVFAGTINTEGYLEVRVTRKDTETILARIIELVKESKNRKSKTEKFIDRFATYYTPTVILLAVVVATVPPLFWGMSFDEWFYRALVLLVVSCPCALAISTPVSMVSGITSATRNGVLIKGGEYVEEMGKVQAVVFDKTGTLTEGQLEVTTVLDLNGYSTGEVLKIAASLESHSKHPLARAITQKAHKADLDLYAVHDFKSLTGNGLEGIINNKKFYIGKKSLFKGLDFPREMLEELENEGKTTVLVGNEKEIIGILGLMDRVRDSSRNTVQYLKDNGIKTVMLTGDHEKTALAVASQLGLDEFHHDLLPEDKVKKIEEMVSRYGHVAMVGDGVNDAPALALANIGIAMGAAGSDVAMESADIALLHDDLSKLEYLVKLSRRTMRVVRQNVALSVLVKSSFALFAVLGFVTLWMAVGIGDMGLSLAVILNALRIGSGKSL is encoded by the coding sequence ATGCCCGGGAATGACTGCTCATCCCCGGCAGAAAGCACCTGCAGTTGCTGTGGAGGAGATGTGTTTGAAGAAAAGGAAGAATCCTGGAAACAACGTCCCCTTTTAATAATTTCCGTCTCAACCATCCTCTTCACCGTAGGCGTGTACCTGGAGAACTTTCTTAAATTGAGTTTCCCGGCGGAGATCATATTTCTATCGGTGGTGGTGGTTTCAGGATACGGGATTGTTAAAGGTGCTCTGGAAGGTCTGTTGAAGTTCAAGTTCAACATGAACCTCCTCATCACCATTGCCGCTGTAGGAGCATTCCTAATAGGCCATGGCGAGGAGGGAGCCGCCGTGTTTTTCCTGTTCTACGTGGCCGAGTTTCTGGAGGACTACGCCAGTCAGCGAGCGCGAAAATCCATAGCATCTCTTTTAAAACTGGCACCACAAACAGCCCACGTCCTTAAAGAGGGGAGGGAGCTGGAAGTGCACGTGCACAGTGTGAAGGTGGGTGAACAGGTGGTGGTAAGGCCCGGGGATAAGATACCCCTGGATGGAGTGGTGGTTAAAGGCGTGTCTGCAGTGGATCAGGCCACCATCACCGGGGAAAGTATTCCAGTCACCAAAAAAGTGGATGATGATGTTTTTGCCGGTACCATAAACACGGAAGGGTACCTGGAGGTTAGGGTCACCCGGAAAGATACCGAAACCATCCTCGCCAGGATAATCGAGTTGGTGAAAGAGTCTAAAAACAGGAAATCAAAGACTGAAAAGTTCATAGACCGATTCGCCACTTACTATACGCCTACCGTTATACTGCTGGCAGTGGTGGTGGCCACGGTGCCACCCCTATTTTGGGGAATGTCTTTCGATGAGTGGTTCTATCGCGCCCTGGTTCTCCTGGTAGTGTCCTGTCCCTGCGCCCTGGCTATATCCACCCCAGTCTCCATGGTCTCCGGGATCACCTCCGCCACCAGAAACGGGGTGCTCATAAAAGGCGGAGAATACGTGGAAGAAATGGGTAAAGTTCAGGCTGTGGTCTTTGACAAGACGGGAACCCTCACCGAAGGACAGCTAGAAGTCACCACGGTACTGGACCTAAATGGCTACAGTACCGGTGAGGTTTTGAAAATTGCGGCGTCTCTGGAGTCCCATTCCAAGCACCCCTTAGCACGGGCCATCACCCAGAAGGCACATAAGGCTGATTTGGATTTGTACGCGGTTCATGATTTCAAATCTTTAACAGGGAACGGTTTGGAAGGTATAATAAATAATAAGAAGTTCTATATAGGGAAAAAAAGTCTTTTTAAAGGCCTGGACTTCCCCAGGGAGATGTTAGAAGAACTGGAGAATGAAGGTAAAACTACGGTTCTGGTGGGGAATGAAAAGGAGATAATAGGCATTCTGGGACTGATGGACCGGGTCCGTGATAGTTCCCGGAACACAGTACAGTACCTAAAGGATAATGGTATAAAGACGGTGATGCTCACCGGAGACCATGAAAAAACAGCCCTGGCGGTGGCTTCACAGCTGGGGCTGGACGAATTCCATCACGATCTGCTGCCGGAAGATAAGGTAAAAAAAATTGAGGAAATGGTCTCCCGCTACGGACACGTAGCCATGGTAGGGGATGGGGTCAATGACGCACCGGCCCTGGCCTTAGCCAATATTGGGATCGCCATGGGTGCTGCAGGTTCAGACGTGGCCATGGAAAGTGCAGACATTGCCCTCTTACACGATGATCTGTCCAAACTGGAGTACCTGGTTAAACTCAGCCGAAGGACCATGAGGGTGGTAAGGCAGAATGTGGCCCTTTCTGTACTGGTTAAGAGTTCATTTGCACTATTTGCTGTTTTAGGCTTTGTGACCCTGTGGATGGCGGTGGGTATTGGGGATATGGGCCTGAGTTTGGCGGTGATATTAAATGCGCTTCGGATTGGGAGTGGAAAATCCCTGTGA
- a CDS encoding nitroreductase family protein — MKIKKVSGSMDEVINTLKSRRSVRQYRPEQIKDTELENILETSIYAPTGRNDQPWHFTVVQNKALIHEISEGAKEVMRESGMEWMVQLGGVEDFNIFHRAPTAIIVSGKREATTPLIDCSAAVQNMLLAAESMDIGSCWIGFAKFYFQNQENLEKFHIPTDHEVHFGVSLGYKVRENPPAPLRNKEVFSYFR, encoded by the coding sequence ATGAAAATAAAAAAAGTTAGTGGTAGTATGGATGAAGTTATAAACACCCTGAAAAGTCGGAGAAGCGTACGTCAGTACCGTCCCGAACAAATTAAGGATACCGAATTGGAAAATATATTGGAAACATCCATATACGCCCCCACCGGGCGTAACGATCAGCCCTGGCACTTTACAGTGGTTCAAAATAAGGCGCTCATCCATGAAATCAGTGAAGGGGCAAAAGAGGTAATGAGAGAATCTGGTATGGAATGGATGGTCCAGCTGGGGGGTGTAGAAGATTTTAACATCTTCCACAGAGCACCCACCGCCATAATCGTGTCCGGGAAGAGAGAAGCCACTACTCCCCTGATTGACTGTTCAGCCGCAGTGCAGAACATGCTCCTGGCAGCAGAGAGTATGGATATTGGATCCTGCTGGATAGGATTTGCCAAGTTCTACTTCCAGAATCAAGAAAACTTAGAAAAGTTCCACATTCCCACGGACCATGAAGTCCACTTTGGAGTTTCACTGGGCTACAAGGTCAGAGAAAATCCTCCGGCTCCTCTAAGGAATAAGGAGGTCTTCAGTTATTTCAGGTAG
- a CDS encoding ArsR/SmtB family transcription factor — translation MKMNDVCEERCIHEDTVRKVKEEMLPDEVFNHVSDDFKVLGDRTRVKMLFALSQEELCVCDLSNILGLSESAISHQLRQLRNRNMVKYRREGKMAYYSLADQHVVQFLKMGVEHARE, via the coding sequence ATGAAAATGAATGATGTCTGTGAGGAGCGCTGCATCCACGAAGACACCGTCCGCAAAGTGAAGGAGGAAATGCTTCCGGATGAGGTTTTCAACCATGTATCAGATGATTTTAAGGTTCTAGGAGATCGCACCCGGGTGAAGATGCTCTTCGCCCTTTCCCAAGAAGAGTTGTGTGTCTGCGACCTGTCCAACATACTGGGGCTGAGTGAATCGGCTATTTCCCACCAGTTAAGGCAGTTAAGGAATCGTAACATGGTTAAATATCGTCGGGAAGGTAAGATGGCCTACTACTCCCTGGCCGACCAGCACGTAGTCCAATTTTTAAAGATGGGTGTGGAACATGCCCGGGAATGA
- a CDS encoding methyltransferase family protein, which yields MSNYVNTLRYLLRLFLSLLAQAIIFFSAAGQLEIPRAWLFFALTFIYYVLSFIVLYRFNHELIHYRGGSAFRGDTKQWDKYILLIYTFLGVYGQFFVAGWDLGHIHWLYLGLEYMVVGIILFIISDVLIVWAMVQNPFFEPTVRIQRERGQKVIGSGPYQIVRHPGYLSGILWHLAMPLIFGSGLTLVYSLLIIVLLVVRTYLEDKTLQAELEGYQEYTRKTRYRILPGLW from the coding sequence ATGAGCAATTATGTGAACACTCTACGCTACCTTTTAAGGCTCTTTCTAAGTCTCCTAGCCCAGGCCATAATCTTTTTTTCCGCTGCCGGTCAACTGGAAATACCTAGAGCCTGGTTATTCTTTGCCCTGACCTTCATTTATTACGTTTTGAGTTTCATAGTCCTCTACCGGTTTAACCACGAGTTAATTCACTATCGTGGTGGTTCTGCTTTTCGTGGGGACACTAAACAATGGGATAAATATATCCTCCTAATTTACACCTTCCTGGGCGTTTATGGTCAGTTTTTCGTGGCAGGATGGGATTTGGGACATATCCACTGGCTCTATCTGGGACTGGAGTATATGGTGGTAGGTATAATTCTGTTCATCATCTCCGATGTACTGATTGTGTGGGCCATGGTCCAGAATCCCTTCTTCGAACCCACCGTCAGGATACAGAGGGAACGTGGCCAGAAAGTTATCGGCTCCGGGCCCTACCAGATAGTAAGGCACCCTGGTTACCTGTCCGGAATACTATGGCACCTGGCTATGCCCCTGATATTCGGGTCCGGTTTGACCCTGGTGTACAGCCTCCTGATCATAGTCCTCCTGGTGGTCCGCACCTATCTGGAGGATAAAACGCTTCAGGCTGAATTAGAGGGATATCAGGAGTACACCAGAAAAACCAGGTATCGGATTCTGCCTGGTTTGTGGTAG
- a CDS encoding TrkH family potassium uptake protein has protein sequence MNRLSRRELKTIMHYNGGVCLFLGIAMLIPLIVSLIYQEYQYLTSFFSSAILTMLFGLVCLKGFKKETTVSLKVAMVFSTIIWLLVCALSALPYYLSGELSYINAYFEAMSGFTTTGFSMYPNLDAVSYTINFWRAFTQWLGGLGIIFLVLALLRSTGADVMRLYLAEGRDERLQPSIRHTTRTIIYIYGFFTIIAIILFKVAGMNIFDSIFHAFTALSTGGFGMHNTSLLFYNSLWIEIAAMIVMMIGATNFALHYTVLKGNWKEYFKDIETKVAYSLIIIATLLVTVMLYKNQVYGTDLLLNFRYSLFQIVSAVTTTGLQTAFYPDIITKWIGLGIFLITLLMVIGAGSCSTGGGIKWLRFGLLIKGMLWQVKSFIFPGKAVLSKKIHHVTELGVTDDVIRVAGAFIFTYFLVYVASIIILLFYYNDFPQVIFEVASALSNVGLSSGLMTTQSPTLVKIVFIFDFWIGRLEIWPVLLLISITIQNIINRR, from the coding sequence ATGAACAGGTTAAGCAGGCGTGAACTCAAAACCATCATGCACTACAATGGTGGGGTGTGTCTCTTTCTGGGGATTGCAATGTTAATCCCCCTTATAGTATCTTTAATTTATCAGGAATACCAGTATCTAACTTCTTTCTTCTCATCCGCTATTTTAACCATGTTATTTGGTCTGGTCTGTCTCAAAGGTTTTAAAAAAGAAACCACTGTATCTTTGAAGGTGGCCATGGTGTTTTCCACCATCATCTGGCTATTGGTTTGTGCCCTGAGTGCTCTGCCCTACTATCTGTCAGGGGAGCTTTCCTACATCAACGCTTACTTTGAGGCCATGTCTGGATTCACCACCACCGGATTCAGCATGTACCCTAACTTGGATGCTGTTTCCTACACCATCAACTTCTGGAGGGCTTTCACCCAATGGCTGGGTGGGCTGGGAATCATATTCCTGGTCTTAGCCCTTTTAAGATCCACCGGGGCCGATGTCATGCGCCTCTATTTGGCTGAGGGTCGTGACGAAAGGTTACAGCCCAGTATACGCCACACCACCCGGACTATAATCTATATCTACGGATTCTTTACCATCATCGCCATAATCCTCTTTAAAGTGGCGGGTATGAACATTTTTGACTCTATATTCCATGCTTTCACGGCCTTATCCACCGGTGGTTTTGGTATGCATAACACCAGTCTACTTTTCTACAACAGTCTCTGGATCGAGATAGCGGCCATGATCGTGATGATGATCGGGGCTACCAACTTCGCCCTGCACTACACGGTTTTGAAGGGTAACTGGAAGGAATACTTTAAGGATATCGAAACCAAGGTAGCTTACTCCCTCATAATCATAGCCACCCTTTTAGTAACGGTAATGCTTTACAAAAACCAGGTCTATGGGACTGACCTCTTATTAAACTTTAGATACTCACTCTTCCAGATCGTGTCCGCGGTGACCACCACCGGACTGCAAACCGCCTTCTATCCAGATATCATCACCAAATGGATTGGTCTGGGCATATTCCTCATCACTCTGTTGATGGTCATCGGCGCCGGGTCCTGTTCTACTGGTGGGGGTATTAAATGGCTCCGATTCGGTCTGCTGATAAAGGGGATGCTATGGCAGGTTAAGTCCTTCATTTTCCCTGGAAAGGCGGTTCTATCCAAGAAGATTCATCATGTCACCGAATTAGGAGTAACGGATGACGTTATACGGGTGGCAGGGGCCTTCATATTCACCTACTTTTTGGTCTACGTGGCCAGCATCATCATCTTACTTTTCTACTACAACGATTTCCCCCAAGTAATCTTTGAGGTGGCATCGGCCTTAAGTAATGTGGGGCTTTCCAGTGGGTTGATGACAACACAATCTCCCACACTGGTAAAGATAGTCTTCATATTTGACTTCTGGATAGGGAGACTTGAGATCTGGCCGGTACTTCTCTTGATCTCCATCACCATCCAGAACATCATCAACCGGAGGTAA